Proteins encoded by one window of Tamandua tetradactyla isolate mTamTet1 chromosome 24, mTamTet1.pri, whole genome shotgun sequence:
- the LOC143668351 gene encoding large ribosomal subunit protein eL18-like: MSPASQGPRALSSVIWKMKLPGRENKTAMVLGTTTCGSGDAQTEGVCAAYEQWECIRVLLARGNNVASSQLVPGVPRGCGPLLLSGPREAFRQGQETCTASANPTASTESSSTPEANQQAFTAKPDPSSSCLLLKRF; the protein is encoded by the coding sequence ATGAGTCCAGCCAGCCAGGGGCCCCGAGCCCTTTCCAGCGTGATCTGGAAGATGAAGCTTCCTGGCCGGGAAAACAAAACCGCTATGGTTTTGGGGACCACCACGTGCGGGTCAGGAGATGCCCAGACGGAAGGTGTGTGCGCTGCGTATGAGCAGTGGGAATGCATCCGTGTCCTCCTGGCCAGGGGAAACAACGTCGCCTCCAGCCAGCTGGTCCCGGGCGTCCCCAGGGGCTGCGGCCCGCTCCTGCTCTCTGGTCCCCGCGAGGCCTTTCGGCAAGGCCAGGAAACCTGCACAGCCTCAGCAAACCCTACTGCAAGCACGGAGAGTTCCAGCACGCCAGAGGCCAACCAGCAAGCCTTCACTGCAAAACCTGACCCCAGCTCCTCCTGCCTGTTGCTAAAACGATTTTGA